A region of Leishmania panamensis strain MHOM/PA/94/PSC-1 chromosome 33 sequence DNA encodes the following proteins:
- a CDS encoding hypothetical protein (TriTrypDB/GeneDB-style sysID: LpmP.33.2230), which produces MKCIVCEADKASYRCRTCRSAYCSSKCYKKHRMPRAEAAAEVAQGNATTSSLAYLCETVVAAQLPEMERPEKRRRAEAEADVFLNTPHERAAAAHRSEHDAPSSTPPSVEDSAKTATEVLEENETVGAGPQPPAPEEYAGDAGAVYTLQEKHLCALEGHPRVRSALCSPSLQKLIKTIDSSRSRLDALEAAQYNNADFKEFCIEVIRVIAEVEGR; this is translated from the coding sequence ATGAAGTGTATCGTCTGTGAAGCTGACAAGGCAAGCTATCGGTGCCGAACGTGCCGCTCTGCCTACTGCTCCTCGAAGTGCTACAAGAAACACCGCATGCCGAGAGCAgaggctgcagcggaggtggcacAAGGCAATGCAACGACGTCGTCGCTTGCTTATCTCTGTGAAACCGTGGTGGCCGCCCAGCTCCCCGAGATGGAGCGCCcggagaagcggcggcgcgccgaGGCCGAGGCGGACGTCTTCTTAAATACGCCGCACGAGagggccgctgccgctcaccGCTCAGAGCACGACGCGCCGTCATCGACTCCGCCGTCTGTGGAGGACTCGGCAAAAACCGCGACAGAAGTGTTGGAGGAAAACGAGACTGTTGGTGCTGGACCGCAGCCCCCGGCACCGGAGGAGTACGCTGGAGACGCTGGCGCAGTGTATACCCTACAGGAGAAGCATCTCTGTGCCTTGGAAGGCCACCCGCGGGTGCGAAGTGCTCTGTGCAGTCCGTCATTGCAGAAGCTCATCAAAACGATTGACAGTAGTCGCTCCCGGTTGGACGCGCTAGAGGCTGCCCAGTATAACAACGCGGATTTCAAGGAATTTTGTATTGAGGTGATCCGCGTAAttgcggaggtggagggtcGATGA